The genomic segment aaaaaagttataagtaATGAAAAACagaataacataaaatatgatttttctGCACTTTACcaacttaaaaaaaggaggttctaTGTATAGCTATTAAATGACTCTCTTTGATATTAAATGGCTTACTTCGGCTGTATGaactgaaaatttatttttctaaacATAAAATACTTGAAGGAATTCATTCATAGGCAGACGGTAGGCCTATGTCATTTAGTTGGATTATGTttgtcgtgatctgtcggctgggtttgacatagcgCGACTAAATTACGTAAGTGCACCATTTGCTTGTTAAACAACTTCTATGACAGTACAACCTAGCAAAACTTACCTGAGTAGAGTAGGAgatatcaataatttattttgtttcatcCAATCAAATTAAAGTAgctattttttaatgtaaattgtgaCAACATAAAAACAACATGttgcaacaaaatatattccTTTATTAACATAACATCACTATAGCTTATATTTATGCCCATTTAATGGCGTAAAAAAATCATGTCTTAGCACTGGCGCTAACTCCTCATCTTTCATAGCAGATGGCAGTATTGTATCAGAGAATGGATACCTCGGATGCCACCAATCGTAAACATTCATATTGAGCACTGAGTCTATAACTATAGAACGTTCGGGAACTATGTTCTGGACACCATTACAGATGCCCGAAGTGAAGCCCAGATTGACCCGCTGATGTATCAGACCCTGGGTCAGAGACACATTGACGGAACACAGCGCCATGCCCATCAACGGAGGCACCTCATTTAGACTCAAGCAAGTCACCtaaaattatgatattatgtatgttagtttttgacatttttgtcttatgagcctattatgcctaaaaagtttatttaattttatgttaaaatattaaaagcaaGCTTTTGTAACAAAATTGTTACAAATTAGATCTAGTATTCACTAAATTTTCATGCTATTAATAAACTAAACATcaccaaaaatataaataggtaAATATTTACCTGTAATACTTTACAACCTTCGTCTGGATTTGCATCTACCCTTCCCAATTCTTGCAAGaaatttattttgtctactgaTAACTTTTGGTCCACTGTCTGTCTTTTGAGCTTAAAAAATATGCTCCAATTTGATCTAAGCTTACAATACCAAACACTGACACATCTTCTTCTTATGAGTTTGTGCGGTGAACATTCTATATTCTGTAGAGTACTTTGGAAAAACTTACGATAAGTGTAAAATAAGCCTCTTATGACCCTTTGCCTGAGGCCATAAGTGACAAAACTATTTTCAATCTTCAATTTCTCTGGAAGTCGTGGGTGATTTTTACAATACTTATAGTACATTTGCCTCCAAAATGACTCACGTTTGGTGATAGCATATGTTGCCTTATTTATAAGGGCAAACTTTCCTACATCCTCTGGTTTAACAAATTTGGATATCAAGTACCACACGATTTCTGGATACACGACACCTTCGAATACTTCATCACTAGTATGTGtagaattttgttttttaacaaaaagtaATTGACTATTTCCATCTGTGTCTATTTCTTCCAGAACATCATACTCGTTATCTTCTAGGTCTTCCCATGAGGCTACAGGATTTGCATCAGGTTTAACTGATTTCTTCACTCTGCCTACTGGTTTTGGAGCATTTGCAGAGTCATTTAAAGTAAAATCTGAAAAAcatgttaacaaaatattttaaattatattatgtccctAACGACTGTACTGACCAACGTTACGAGGTTCAATGTAACTTATTACACAGCAAGCATTTGTGCTGCCAGGACCACCATTTACCCATAACACAACATACTATCTGCATGAATACTTGCTGTGTAGCTGTGACCTTTAGAGAGCTGGGTTAGTTACAGAATTAGTGGTAGGCACCAAGTACCACTCTAAAAGTATAAGGCTGCGTTACACCAAACTGGCTGTGAACTGCAGACTGTGAGTAACCTCACTATCTCAATACCGTAGTCCGTAATAATGTTTTGTTGGTTATGTGTACATACGAAAaagttataatttgtaaaataaaaagtt from the Aricia agestis chromosome 14, ilAriAges1.1, whole genome shotgun sequence genome contains:
- the LOC121733808 gene encoding transmembrane protein 183; the protein is MPKKGGNKTRINADFTLNDSANAPKPVGRVKKSVKPDANPVASWEDLEDNEYDVLEEIDTDGNSQLLFVKKQNSTHTSDEVFEGVVYPEIVWYLISKFVKPEDVGKFALINKATYAITKRESFWRQMYYKYCKNHPRLPEKLKIENSFVTYGLRQRVIRGLFYTYRKFFQSTLQNIECSPHKLIRRRCVSVWYCKLRSNWSIFFKLKRQTVDQKLSVDKINFLQELGRVDANPDEGCKVLQVTCLSLNEVPPLMGMALCSVNVSLTQGLIHQRVNLGFTSGICNGVQNIVPERSIVIDSVLNMNVYDWWHPRYPFSDTILPSAMKDEELAPVLRHDFFTPLNGHKYKL